The region AACAGCCCTtctatcatcttcatcgacgAACTCGATTCAATTGCTCCtaagagagaaaaggcgAACGGTGAAGTCGAGCGAAGAGTTGTCTCCCAGCTCCTCACTTTGATGGACGGTTTGAAGGCGCGATCTAACGTCGTTGTGATGGCAGCCACTAATCGGCCCAACTCTATTGATCCTGCCCTTCGTCGATTCGGTAGGTTCGACCGAGAGGTTGACATCGGTATCCCTGACCCCACTGGTCGGCTTGAGATCCTTCGTATCCACACCAAGAACATGAAGCTTTCCGATGATGTTGACCTCGAACAGATCGCTGCCGACACCCATGGTTACGTCGGCGCCGACATGGCTTCCCTCTGTTCTGAAGCCGCCATGCAGCAGATCCGAGAAAAGATGGACCTCATCGACCTCGACGAGGACACTATCGACGCTGAGGTCCTCGACTCTCTTGGTGTTACTATGGAGAATTTCCGTTTCGCTCTCGGTGTTAACAACCCCTCAGCCTTGCGTGAAACTGTTGTTGAGATCCCCACTACCACCTGGAACGACATTGGTGGTTTGGACAAGGTTAAAAGGGAACTCCAGGAGACTGTCCAGTTCCCTGTCGAGCATCCTGAGAAGTTCCTCAAGTACGGCATGTCTCCATCAAAGGGTGTTCTCTTCTACGGTCCTCCTGGTACCGGTAAAACGTTGTTGGCTAAGGCGTAAGTTGACCAAATCGCTGAGCATTGCTAATTTTTCAGTATCGCCAATGAATGTCAAGCGAACTTCATCTCTATCAAAGGTCCTGAGCTTTTGACCATGTGGTTCGGAGAGTCAGAGGCCAACGTGCGAGATGTCTTCGACAAGGCTCGTGCTGCCGCTCCTTGTGTCATGTTCTTCGATGAACTTGACTCTATCGCCAAGTCTCGTGGTAATTCTGCTGGAGACGGCGGTGGTTCTAGCGACCGAGTCCTTAACCAAATTCTTGTGAGGGCATTTCCTTTGTTAAAATGACATGTGCTGATCATTATATAGACTGAAATGGACGGTATGAAcgcgaagaagagtgagCATGACATCGTTCCGTTTGACATTCACCTACTAACGAACAATCAgacgtcttcatcattggTGCTACCAACAGGCCGGATCAGATCGATTCCGCCCTCTTGCGTCCTGGGCGACTTGATCAGGTAAGCAATCTAAGCAATCATCTGGCTTCCCGCTCTAATTGTGCGCTGACGTTATTCTAGCTGATCTACATCCCCTTGCCCGACGAGGAGTCTCGTCTTTCTATTCTCAAGGCTACTTTGCGAAAATCACCTATCGACCCCCGAGTCGACCTCGATTTCCTTGCCAAGAACACTGCTGGCTTCTCCGGTGCTGATCTTACTGAGATCTGTCAACGTGCTGCCAAGCTTGCCATCCGTGCAAGTATCGACGCCGACATCcgcaaagaaagagagcgaAATGAGAAGGCTGAGGCTGCCGGTCAGGATGTTGAACTCATCGATGAAGAgaacgaggaggatgaagttCCTGCCATCACTGTGTAAGTCCTAATTGCCCGATTTGAAAGGGAACATCATACTGACTCACTGCTACAGGGAACACTTCGAGGAGGTCAGTCGTACTTCGAGATAGACCTATAGTTCCGCTACTGACTTCCCATAGGCTATGCGTTACGCTCGTCGATCTGTTTCAGATGCCGACATCCGTCGTTACGAGATGTTCAGCACCACCCTCCAACAATCTCGGAGCTTTGGTAGCAACTTCAAGGTGAGTCTATTGATATGCGATTTGATTGTTGACTGACAATGTTTAGTTCCCTGAGAGTGGGCAGACTGACAACGCCGCTGCTGGCGCGACTTTCCAGAACGAggcggatgatgacgagtgAGTCTCAGATGATTATTGGCATTATTGTGGTTATTGACGGTTATCTTTGAAGCTTGTATGCTTAAGCATTGATGTTGTGCCGATCTAGTATTGTTTCACGTTCATCGGTTTTGAGTGAATAAATTTCAGAAGTTTCCCGAGATTTCGATTGGttagaagaaaagaatgatGCATTTCGCTCTATGATCTATTATTGGTTTGCTGGTGGTCCCTTGTCCAACGAACAAGGCAGGTTTCTATATTCCACTGTCTCCGGTGACGGAAGACAACATCCGTGCTGTTGTGAATGCCATCCACCAGCCGCTCAATCGCTCCATGGGTaaatcatctccatcttcgttTTCGAACTTAATGCTTAATCCTAGCAGCGGAGGTAAAGATGTCGGGGCCTGGACAGAAGTGAGGTACTCGTAGTCAACGCGCGCTAGAAGCATCTCTGTATTCGATCTGTCTTGAAGGATAGACTGCATGAGAGCAGGAACATATTTTCTGGCCTCTGGCCACTGTGAAGAAGTAAGATTATTTGCCGTTCAACAAGTGAGACAGTGAGAGACAGAGCGACCCATACCATCTTTTCTAGAGGCAGATCAGAGATGTTGATCCATTTTGGctccatttcctccgtTCTTGAGGTGTATGGGTTATGAGCGTCTGCCCACAATCAGCATAATTTATCATATGACTCACGTTTCCGGATCTCCCGACCAAGAAGTACAGGCGTATATGTGAATCCTTAGGAGAGATTTCTCTTGCTGAGTACCAGGATCTGGTCGGCTGG is a window of Cryptococcus neoformans var. neoformans JEC21 chromosome 10 sequence DNA encoding:
- a CDS encoding MMS2, putative, with the protein product MADDPSRAVQDDSTATAILRQKRSPNRLVVDESPSDDNSVAILHPNTMEALGLFRGDTIIVRGKRRRDTVLICLSQDDIEEGKVAMNKVARGNCAIKLGDLVHVSAANDIKYGKRIHVLPFADSIEGLSGNLFDVYLRPYFLEAYRPVRKGDVFQVRGGMRTVDFKVVEVDPSPYCIVASETVIHTEGDPLDREAEEATLNDVGYDDLGGCRKQLAQIRELVELPLRHPQLFKAIGIKPPRGILMYGPPGTGKTLMARAVANETGAFFFLINGPEIMSKMAGESESNLRKAFEEAEKNSPSIIFIDELDSIAPKREKANGEVERRVVSQLLTLMDGLKARSNVVVMAATNRPNSIDPALRRFGRFDREVDIGIPDPTGRLEILRIHTKNMKLSDDVDLEQIAADTHGYVGADMASLCSEAAMQQIREKMDLIDLDEDTIDAEVLDSLGVTMENFRFALGVNNPSALRETVVEIPTTTWNDIGGLDKVKRELQETVQFPVEHPEKFLKYGMSPSKGVLFYGPPGTGKTLLAKAIANECQANFISIKGPELLTMWFGESEANVRDVFDKARAAAPCVMFFDELDSIAKSRGNSAGDGGGSSDRVLNQILTEMDGMNAKKNVFIIGATNRPDQIDSALLRPGRLDQLIYIPLPDEESRLSILKATLRKSPIDPRVDLDFLAKNTAGFSGADLTEICQRAAKLAIRASIDADIRKERERNEKAEAAGQDVELIDEENEEDEVPAITVEHFEEAMRYARRSVSDADIRRYEMFSTTLQQSRSFGSNFKFPESGQTDNAAAGATFQNEADDDDLYA